From one Deinococcus detaillensis genomic stretch:
- a CDS encoding GNAT family N-acetyltransferase, giving the protein MSERDETVISYSTDPQTLTPEQLMGFFVGWPNPPSAATLLRLLQSSYRVSLARDGERVVGFANAISDGVLSAYIPLLEVLPDYQGRGVGSELMRRLLAELDKLYMVDVMCDDEVAPFYERLGLRRAGGVIQRNYARQSGQE; this is encoded by the coding sequence ATGAGCGAGAGAGATGAAACGGTGATTTCTTATAGCACTGATCCTCAAACACTCACTCCCGAACAATTGATGGGCTTTTTTGTGGGCTGGCCCAACCCGCCTTCGGCGGCTACGTTGCTCCGGCTCCTGCAATCGAGTTACCGCGTGAGTCTGGCCCGCGACGGTGAACGGGTGGTGGGTTTCGCCAATGCCATCAGCGACGGCGTGCTGAGCGCTTACATTCCGCTGCTTGAAGTCCTACCTGACTATCAGGGGCGCGGTGTTGGCAGCGAGCTGATGCGGCGGCTTCTGGCTGAGCTGGATAAGCTGTACATGGTGGACGTGATGTGTGACGACGAGGTGGCTCCGTTTTATGAGCGCCTGGGCTTGCGGCGGGCTGGGGGAGTCATTCAGCGCAATTATGCGCGGCAGTCCGGGCAAGAATAA
- a CDS encoding GNAT family N-acetyltransferase — protein MVVRDVSQGQILRYEVWQGEQRLALLEGQRLEPALWRFDRWDVSDGSKREAVRTDIVTFLGRQGRQHSPELLSGDRETQAEINALIEQAGWQIDRRKVFVRRELVERPGTKPVLTLLSLAEVGREHFVAALLAASQGDPFETSTAESAEADFDALIEGAGEQFDPAGWFVARHSGEEVGVLLPQLFPDEPSVGTLFYVGVSPQFRARGLGTALHAEGLRQLQLKGAGQYKGSTDVRNGAMRRVFAANGCREIYQQWFYRFVNS, from the coding sequence ATGGTGGTCCGTGATGTCAGTCAAGGCCAGATCCTTCGCTATGAGGTCTGGCAGGGCGAACAGCGGTTGGCTCTTTTAGAGGGCCAGCGGCTTGAGCCAGCGCTATGGCGTTTTGATCGTTGGGATGTTTCAGACGGGTCGAAGCGAGAAGCTGTGCGAACTGATATCGTCACTTTTTTGGGTCGGCAAGGCCGACAGCACAGTCCTGAACTGCTCTCCGGAGACCGCGAAACGCAAGCGGAGATTAATGCCCTGATTGAACAGGCCGGTTGGCAGATTGATCGACGCAAAGTTTTCGTCCGGCGTGAATTGGTCGAGCGGCCAGGGACCAAGCCAGTGTTGACCTTGCTGAGTCTCGCAGAGGTGGGGCGCGAGCATTTTGTGGCTGCTCTGCTGGCTGCCTCGCAGGGCGATCCATTTGAAACCAGCACCGCCGAGAGCGCTGAAGCTGATTTCGACGCTCTGATCGAGGGAGCCGGAGAGCAGTTTGATCCGGCGGGGTGGTTTGTGGCTCGGCACTCGGGTGAGGAAGTCGGCGTGCTGTTGCCGCAACTCTTCCCAGATGAACCCAGTGTTGGCACCCTATTTTATGTGGGTGTGTCGCCACAGTTTCGGGCTAGAGGTCTCGGCACTGCCCTGCACGCTGAAGGACTCAGGCAGCTTCAACTAAAAGGAGCTGGACAATACAAAGGCTCCACTGATGTCCGGAACGGGGCTATGCGCCGGGTATTTGCCGCCAACGGGTGTAGGGAAATTTACCAGCAATGGTTCTACAGATTTGTAAATAGCTGA
- a CDS encoding endonuclease dU → MPAFTHAIGFDDLPFEREWRGDVRIVGTIYAQTTLHGVVSGKVRRDGRNSAAELTHLVNTCLFRPHLHLILLQGVALAGFNVVDAHKLSRDTGLPVMVVARREPDMERIRAALLDKVPGGKRKWRLIEKLGPMEELRGVYVQRVGLSIKDAGVALHHLTLTGNIPEPLRAAHLIAGGVGSGHSRGRA, encoded by the coding sequence TTGCCCGCTTTCACCCACGCCATCGGCTTCGACGATCTGCCTTTTGAGCGCGAGTGGCGCGGTGATGTGCGGATTGTCGGCACCATCTATGCCCAGACCACGCTGCACGGCGTCGTATCAGGTAAGGTGCGGCGCGACGGGCGCAACAGTGCCGCCGAACTGACCCACTTGGTCAACACCTGTTTGTTTCGACCTCACCTGCACCTGATCTTGCTTCAGGGCGTGGCACTGGCCGGATTCAACGTGGTGGACGCCCACAAGCTCAGCCGAGATACGGGCCTGCCGGTGATGGTGGTGGCCCGCCGTGAGCCGGATATGGAACGTATTCGCGCCGCGCTGCTGGACAAAGTGCCGGGCGGAAAACGCAAATGGCGACTCATTGAAAAGTTAGGGCCAATGGAAGAACTGCGCGGCGTGTATGTGCAGCGCGTGGGCCTCAGCATTAAGGATGCAGGCGTGGCGCTGCACCACCTGACACTGACCGGCAATATCCCCGAGCCACTGCGGGCCGCGCACCTGATCGCGGGTGGGGTGGGCAGCGGGCACAGTCGGGGGCGGGCGTGA
- a CDS encoding S4 domain-containing protein, protein MTAKPFKLQTLIAQAAGGRVVRTAFIEADEIDRRLLHNDEIKSVMAGGFPDARRIVLTLHPAHIPSVDSGVTVYRVTPQTPGWDAQDFSVALRREGLSEEAVGDVREERGGFLVATTGKAAKALAELSALGGREVDIEEVGESAGRGAKVREVVVPSMRIDVVGAKGFGVSRAYFQQGVETGKVRLNGQVARASAEIREGDSLAAEGLGRIDFRRVVNETRRGNYKVELNVEK, encoded by the coding sequence ATGACTGCTAAACCCTTCAAACTTCAAACCCTGATCGCCCAAGCGGCGGGCGGGCGGGTGGTTCGCACTGCGTTTATCGAAGCTGACGAGATTGACCGCCGCCTCCTGCACAACGACGAAATCAAGTCGGTGATGGCCGGCGGCTTCCCCGACGCTCGGCGGATCGTGCTGACCTTGCATCCGGCGCACATTCCTTCAGTAGATAGCGGCGTCACCGTTTACCGCGTCACCCCCCAAACTCCCGGCTGGGACGCGCAGGATTTCAGCGTGGCTCTGCGGCGCGAAGGCCTGTCCGAAGAAGCGGTGGGTGACGTGCGCGAGGAACGCGGCGGCTTTTTGGTGGCCACCACTGGCAAAGCCGCTAAAGCGCTGGCTGAGCTGAGCGCTTTGGGCGGGCGGGAAGTGGATATAGAGGAAGTGGGGGAGAGCGCGGGGCGCGGCGCAAAAGTGCGCGAAGTGGTGGTACCGTCCATGCGAATTGACGTGGTGGGAGCCAAAGGCTTTGGGGTCAGCCGCGCTTACTTTCAGCAGGGCGTGGAAACCGGAAAAGTGCGCCTCAACGGGCAAGTCGCCCGCGCCAGTGCCGAGATTCGGGAGGGCGATAGCCTCGCCGCCGAGGGACTTGGCCGCATCGACTTCAGGCGGGTGGTCAACGAAACGCGGCGCGGAAATTACAAAGTGGAATTGAATGTAGAGAAATGA